The stretch of DNA TCACTATATGTTATAGCTCCTTCATACCTCCTTTCCATTAAAATATTCCGACAAGTAATGTCctcatcaatatttttttcaattaaattacaCCTACCCACTTGAAACACTTAGAATGTGAAACTGCtgtgatttgaaaattaaacccaaaatctcaattgtaaaaatataaaaattatacaaaaattaaaaaatatacaaaaaaaatcaaattcatacaaaattataaataattacttACATTGTAATTAGGGCATTTTAGAAAGAATTTATCCGAATTAAGTTTTGTACAAGATTGAAAGAGAATTGTATAACTGTCATAGTGATATTTGGGAgagacaaattttttttctgtcCAACACTcccagaagaaaaagaaaaagtgtagTTCCTACTGTCTCCACCAAAACTATAATCACCCAAAGTGCGACTCAAGTGTAGTTCCTACTGTCTCCACCAAAACTATAATCACCCAAAGTGCAACTCCTAGCTAGTTTCTGACGAATAGTTTCTACGGCTCATGATGGTAGAAATAGTGGctacataaagaaaaagtgaCAATAACGTTAGGTTAAACAATAGAGGTTGCTCATGTTCTTCTCCTTTAAGAAGAAAGGAGGatgtttttataaaattaataagggTTAGATTGGGTAAGCACTTTAAGTTGGTACTTAATGGCTAGATCACTATATTAACATGCCATGTAGGCATGTTCCGTTAATTCCAAAGAGAGATAATTAACGCAGGAGCTAATGGTCTTACAGGATTAAAGCTCAAgaattgtttaagaattttgggGGTGGGAGAGGGGCTCGTGATCCAGGACGTGAGGGGGATCGAGAGAGTGTGAGGTGGGAAAACACATGGGGGGGGGGACAAATACACAAGGTAAACATGGTAAAGATCCTCGAGTTTGGAACAAAGAAGAGTATCAACGACTGAAGCTTGATTCTTTCTTTATCTTCGTCGATAACTTGCCGGAGGATATCTCAAAAAAGGAACTTTTTAATACATTCAAATGGACAGGTAGAATCATCGACATATACCTGTCGCGAAAGAATAAAAATGGGCACatatatctattttcttttgtacGATACACTACAAAGGGAGGAGCATTGAAGGCTATTGCAGAGATGAAGGGTATGGTGGTGAGAGGTAAAAGATTGTTCGTCGGTGAAGCCAAATATAGAAGAGAAGCTGGGATGCAGATTATGAAAGATAAAGGAGTGAAGGTGGTCACCAGGCATAACACTGGAGGAAGCCAGCCACAAACAAAGAGTGGGGAAGTAGCTGCAGAGAAA from Arachis duranensis cultivar V14167 chromosome 4, aradu.V14167.gnm2.J7QH, whole genome shotgun sequence encodes:
- the LOC107484100 gene encoding uncharacterized protein LOC107484100, with amino-acid sequence MGGGTNTQGKHGKDPRVWNKEEYQRLKLDSFFIFVDNLPEDISKKELFNTFKWTGRIIDIYLSRKNKNGHIYLFSFVRYTTKGGALKAIAEMKGMVVRGKRLFVGEAKYRREAGMQIMKDKGVKVVTRHNTGGSQPQTKSGEVAAEKVARQPSKTPAKDQHSNGWIKRLEVPIASENVVWLQRSIVGGTKSAIDLKTLE